A segment of the Dermacentor andersoni chromosome 5, qqDerAnde1_hic_scaffold, whole genome shotgun sequence genome:
GTTGCAACTGTTGTATGTTACGAACACGGTGAAGTGAAAAGTCTCGTCCATAAAGTAACAGAGACGTTAACTAACCGAAGCAAGAAAAGCGCAGCTCTTCTCCGAGCCGTTAGCACCACCGATCGTTTTTCAAGTCTCCTTCAGTTTTGTTCGTGAAAAGGCGCGGGCGACCCTTGTGGTACCGTTCGTTTTGTCACTCACAAGCAATTCCTTCTTGGAGTTTCTTCATGAGCGTGTGTTTTAACCACGCCGCTTAACATTAAATTCTTTGGTTTTGTTCTCCAAAAGTACGATTACGTTTAAAAACCTTTCGTGTACACTTATAAATTTACACTGCTTCATCTATTTACCGTAGTGAATGATGTAGGCAGGCGTTCTACACAAACATATTATGGAGAATTTATGGGCAGTGGCTCACTTCGATGGTAGGCAGTGTCAGCGTGGTGGAGGGCTGTGTCTGACACCAAGTTaacatgaacgagaagaaaggggcttaaccgaggggcccgatattaaTCATAGcgtaaaaagccaacaaacaaagataccaaggacaacacagtggaaatgacttgtacttacaaattgaattaaataaatgataacttaatggaaatgaaagtgaatgaaaaagcaacttgccgcaggtggggaacgatcccacgtcttcgcattacgcgtgcgatgctctaccaattgcgcTACCGCCGCGCCGTTCTCCCATCCACTTGAAGTGGATTTACATAAGCCACACTTGCACGTGGTGCCTTATTCCGGTGCCATTCTGGAATATGAACATGAGGTGCGCATGTATCCCGGCCCGAAACACTTGTAGCAATGGACCACTGCTGGCCGATATGGGCGAAACTGTAGAAGACAGCTGTAGTAAATAATGTGCTCGGGAGGCTTTGTAGGATCACGAATGGTGACCCGGCATGTGCGCTCTTGGCCCATGTAATGGGCACTAGCCACCTGAAGCAAGGAGCAAATTAGGTCCTTCGCCAAGCTCTCTGGGTTTTCACCAGGGTCCGCACCGGCCACAACAAAGCGCCGAAAGTCCGAAGCAGATGATGATAAGCTTACACAGGTACTAAGGATGTTTCAAAAGTGGCCACAGCCTGCAGCGTCTGTCTACACTCCACGCCGTAGCAAGAACGCACTTAGATACAGTGCTCGTGGCTCTGTGGATAGCAAAGCCTTGAAAGTTGTTTGTCTTGAGGCAGGAATTGAGGGCATGTTGGAGCGTCCGCCGGTTAGAGAACGACGTAACGTCAAATCAAGCCAGGGGCTTGATGGCCACTTTGTAGAGAGGCTCCGACGCACGTTAACGAGGGGAACGCTTCTGGAGCGCTAACACATCCCCGCTTGGACGTCGGGGACGTCATCGATGTGGCTGATGCACGAGACTGCGCGTCTATTCGGCGTTTGCCAGCCCTTGCAGAACTTTGTGCATCCTCCATCTGTATAGAAATGTCCATATGGTTAAGTGTTGCAGAACATTCATGAGACACTATCGGCGCTGCTTGCACGGCAGCCATCAGCAGCGACGCTGTCGAGCACAGGTGGAGAATCGCTGGCGCGCACGAAGCTAACGCACTTTGTCGACCGCGGGACCGAGCGCCGCTGCTGGCATTCGGATCTAATTCCCACCTCTGATTCTCAGAGGGGCCTTAGGCCTTGAGCCGGGCTGATGACCACTCGAGGAGGTGCCAGGAAGTGTCTCGATGCCGCACAATGTAACAAGTCGAGATTACGCGGGTATAACATCCCAAAATGACAAAGAGCTTCATGAAACGCTGGCCATGCGCTGGCTGCGCTCCGcgttggcttggcttggcttcaAACATCAACAATTACTTAAAAGCGGTATATCGTCCTTTCATATTCTTCCCCAGTGTTTCGAGGGAAGTCAAAATCACACCAAGCTTACATTTCGTAGAGAAATGCGGAAGCTTATGGGTGTTTTGTGGGCGAAGTTCAAAGTGTGTGGGTTCATTGTGGCGATTGCAATAAATTACACATACAACTGGCCCGAGGCGTTGTAAGTGTGTGTTGCGAACGGCGCAGAGTTCAACCGGCAGCCCTAGGGAACTATAAATGTCATTAACATCAAATATATGAAAGTGGAGGGGAAAAGGAGCCAGGACAGGGCAAATATGACCAGTGTTCTCACTAAGCAAAATGTGCTGGAAAGTGGTATATATGAGGGCAAGGTTCAAACGCTCGAGTCATGCCCGGGCAACGCTTTAAAGTATGTAGCTTAATTACAGCCAAGTGAAATTCTCACTGGCCCTGATCGAAAGAaagagcttcgctggaaattgggttgtGATTCGGTAAGGTCGAATAAGCcagctgttattttttttaaagcgaaacctTTACTAACCTAGCCGAGCGGAGTTacgccgtcgccagcaatttgaccttcatttgaccgcagctgcactacagccttggcaacgcatcacgtgactcgccgcgccgtgctccgccaccaccgcttgcgctagccgccgccgccgccggcttggcgcatgggCTCTAAGCAGCTAtatcgccgcctgaccacgtgactggCCGCGCGCCTGGCTAGGAGGAGCGCTGCGCTCGCCTAGTCAGCAAgatcgatccaaataggtcgcgaagcttcgagcgaaaagcggttcactacaaattgtcaccgacatcagcaaggggggttatgggagcagcgatttatgcgcgactatgtttggaggaaccaaacattgggaaagaaaaaaacgtttttaattcaagcgagacacagataGATTcatacaataaaaataaaattcctggtcaattttatacattcgtgacgagttaagaaaatactagtgtatttaattttattattattaataaatacacTTTTCAGTGCCCATCGTtagagggggcgttgacgccgctaacACCCGCAATGCAATGCgcctcttgaaatgtgcagaaaggcgcgctcttaaagttcacctgttgaaatacgcccccctcacacgttgtgcttttttgcttgccgaagtttgtctgaatttggtgacgcggatAGCTTGATCGCTTCTTAagctgttcagtcaaaagtagtgagttacgactgtcagataattgtgtagttgtttccGTGTGACTGCACTGGCCGATGGGCTTAGCATTTTACGATAAGATCAGCAATCTACACCTAAacttttcgtcagcctccaaagaaagtatgttctgtgcaggggtgcgattttgacaaccgtacggctggccttttcctgcatcgctttccgcgctgaaagctcgaaacgcccatcaagtcgaaggGCGGGGcgtttgaatatatagctctaaaggcaggccaacaaaacaaatttcgcgccttcgaaaacaaaatggcgTCATTTCTGTTTTTAACGAATATGGCGTCATATTTTTTCTtccaccggaagtgttccctccacatacagatggcgctaagccccatgaactgccgatgaaccgccatgttttgaacgtatgggctctcatggaagcttcgctaccaggtctATTTACCTtgtagtcagtgcgagcttggccatggatagCGAGGTCGGGCCATCtttgagcgttgcgcgggagcgggaggctttaaGCCATCGTCGCCAAgccgcgtctgaccaccccgcgtaTATAGCCCGGCGAGCTGTTTCACTGGGGCTGCTTCACCGATCAGCCCTCGTAGCCGTCAAGGCAAATAATGCGACGCAACAATAAATGGCATTCTAGTACAACGAATGATGTCTGTGTCTGTCTATTCACGTGTGGCTAATGATGTGTGaatacccaagcctaatcacagtcatgtatatccaccgacctaggcacagccgtcatacttcgcttaacgatgattgcatatctaagtataataattacagctaaatcaaaggttaaccgaGTGAAACCAAGACCTAACCAGGCTAAACCGAGCTTTCGATTTGCGTATCCAGGGTTAGCTAAGCCAAGCCGCAGCCAATATTTTTCTCTTTCGTATAGAGTGAACGGCGGTTTTATTCAAACAATCTTAAAATACGATTTCGCGCTTATTACTGctttgttcttgctcaaatttcacAAAAGTGACTATGTTTAGTTCGTCTCATCCATACTCTAGGACACCTGCTGAGCCTGACCGGACGCAGGGGAACGATGTTGATGTCGGCCGCGTGGTTCGCTGCTGGCTGGCTGTTCATCGCCTTCGCGAATTCCACAACACTGCTGTTCGTGGGCCGCTTTTTGACGGGTGGTGGAATGTCCGTCGCTTCGGCTGCGTCCACGGTGTTCGTAGCCGAAGTGACGCCCGCCAACCTGCGGGGGGCGCTCAACACTGGCTGCAACTTTGTCGAAACGCTGGGCATCCTGATCGGCTACACCATGGGCAAGTGGCTCAACTACAAGTGGCTCGCCGCCGCCTGCCTCGTCCCAGCAGTCATCAACGGCGCGACTTTCCTGTTCTACGTCCGGGAGTCACCAATGTGGCTCCTACAAAAGGGACGGCGGAAGGAGGCCATGGAAGCCTTGCGGTTCTACCGGGGACCACGGGTCGAAGACGAATTCGCCGCCCTGGAAACCTGCACCGTCGATGTCACCACGAAGCTGACCTTCGGAGACTTGAAGGAGCCGTACGTGTACAAGTCGTTCCTGTGCTCCCTCCTGACTCTGCTCATGCAACAGGGGTCGGCGATCAGCATTCTCATCTTCTTCGCCCAAGACATATTGCAGGAGGCCGACGTGTCCATTGCTGCCGACGACTGTACGATCGTGGTAGGTGGCATCCTTTCGGTGGCCTTCTTGGTGGCCACGGTGCTCGCCGACAAGGCAGGCCGCAAGTGGCTCTTCATCGTCTCTACCGCCTCGTCAGCGGTCAGCCTGGCAGTGCTGGGTGTGTGCTTCTACATGAAGCAAACGAAAAACCAACATTTCCACGACAACTATGGCTGGCTTCCGCTGGCCTCCATGTCGGTGTACTTCGCCGGATACTCGCTGGGGCTCGGTCCCCTGCCGTTCGTATACGTCGGCGAACTCCTCCCTCTGAAGACAAAGGGTGTGGCGACTGCTGTGTGCATCGTTCTCTACTACTGCTTTGGTTTTCTAGTCACCAAGACGTACACCGACCTGTCACGCTTGATGGGTACTGCCGCTGCGTACTGGTTGTACGCCAGCTTCCTGGCGGTGACATTTGTGCTATTTGTGATATATGTGCCTGAGACTAAAGCAAAAACCCTGGACGAAATAGAAAGATACTTCGGCAAGAAATTGCCGTCCCCACAGCTGAGCAACGTCGACGAACTGGTAACGTCTCATCTTTAAAATAATAGACGTGAAGAAAGCACTTCGTGTAGCCATATTGAGCCTCATCTTCCTCTCATTCTTGCCTCTGAAAACCATCTCCTCGAGAACTGCGACACAGCATGCTTTTTCTTTAGAAGTGAGATCTAAAACAGAATGGGGGGGTCCCAATTATTCGCCTTCGCTGAAGTGTACAGAGAGTGCAAACATCTCAGGAGTATTTTAACTAGCAGAAGCTTATAACCAATGCCAGGGGTctgcgaaggctgtgggatcgttccccacttgcggcaagttttttcatccactttccaataatttagcgtttctttatttcatttattaatcacaagtaattttccctatgttgtccttggtttcagtgtttgttggcttcttatgactaataaaaatcgggcccctcggttaaccgcctttcttctcgtttattacataacgaaggTCTCGAACCCGGCAAGATTGagaccttcaggtagcatgtgtgggttcattgaccagttgccttcacccaaaaagatcacattctcgtgacacctatggcagaaaggacgttccacgtcatccgctaaggtctgtgagtggtggcgctggctaacactcccagtgttctactagggaacataaatacccaagaaagtggatggggaaacggcgccgtggtagctcaattggtagagcatcgcacgcgaaatgcgaatgttgtaggatcgttccccacctgcggcaagttgttttttcatccgctttcatttgcattaatttatcatttctttatttcatttattaagcacaagtaatttcccctatgttgtccttggtgtcagtgtttgttggcttcttatgatatgactaataaaaatcgggcccctcggttaaccccctttcttctcgtcgaAAACCGCAAGCGGTGACACACAACAAaggccacacaaaattggttGCGCACAAACTCCCTCTGAAAATTGGCCATTGCTCTAGTGAAATGTTCCAAGTTGGAGGGATCGGGGCCACTaggacggttcgcatttctttccgcctcgctGTCCTGGCGGGTAGCACGCTTGCGGGACCACCACCTCGACAGAGCGGAAGGAAAGAGGATACGCAAAAGGcattggaacgccgacaaagacaGGGCGGTGCGACCGCAAGCATGGCCGAcacgggtcaaagtgtagtatctgttcttatcagcttaatgtCTTATACAGGTTGTGCTTGGACGTAAGAGAGTAAACttgacacgccgtggttgctcagtggctgtggtgttgggctgctgagcacgagatcgcgggatcgaatcccggccacagcggccgcatttcgtttggggcgaaatgcgaaaacaccagtgtacttagatttaggtgcacgttaaagaaccccaggtggtcgaaatttccggagtcctccactacggcgtgcctcataatcagaaagtggttttggcacgtaaaaacccataattttttaattaacagagtaaacttatttttgcaagtagGCGGattgcttaatgcctgcttcacctctgccgcgggccggcccggtatttcactatcttggGAATCGGACCACGTATTGGGAtaaattctcgatctacacggctcgaAAGACGCATGCAAATTTTTCCGGAACCTAGCCACATAGAGCTTTGCTATAGTAACTTCATCCCTCACGAAGTGTTGCAACACTAAACTTTTATGTTTTCTCACATCAGGCTTGCACAAACCATGTTAAATAATTATGTTCTGCTTAATTGTTCCCATAACAGCAAAGGTTTGCAGTGTTCTTAGtttaaaaattttcttttgaccTCCGGTGTATGGTCCTTTCTCTTTCCACCTTTTAATATAGGCGGTCGCCGCCACCCTCTCCGTTATCATATCGCCCAACATTTCCCGGTTCTTGCCTTCTCTGTTCCGGCGTTGTGTCTCTATTGGAATTATAGCGATGCCGACAGAGCATCGTCACAAAtgaatgttttcttctttcttttttattggaaTTGCAAGTGAGCGAGCGATGGCATACTATCGCTCGCTCGCTTGCAATTACTGTAGAGACATAGCGTAAGTCTGCTTTCGAAAAGACCCGGCGtgtgtactgaaaaaaaaaatcgatgtgGCATTTTTATACGGCATGTTGATGAGCCCACCCGCGACATTGTTGAACCTCTTCATATTGAGAATTTATACGTAATCGCGCGCGAGTCTGCCAATTAACCCACTAACAATACATAATTTGCCTTATCACGTTCATTTGTATGTGGCTACTTGTGTCCCCGTGTGCCATGggaatttcagtttcagtttgggttgtttcatttcgttcttctttttcccGTGTTTTGCACTATGTAAACCATCACGTGTTTTCAATAAACCTGTAGTTGATAGGCAGTGCTTACGCCGCCCATACATAAACTTGCCTGCGTCTTTTGTCGAACCCTTCATTAAGAATGACCGAGCACTCATTAGACCACAaggtaggtatgtatgtatgtatgtatgtatgtatgtatgtatgtatgtatgtatgtatgtatgtatgtatgtatgtatgtatgtatgtatgtatgtatgtatgtatgtatgtatgtatatgaaACAGTAAtttttcctgatttctttttttttatacatggGTATATATGTAGCACGTAGCGTCTCTAAATTGAGGGTATTCAGACGCTGAAACAGTGGCACTTGCTTAACGAGCGCGCTTGATGAACGCTCAAATAAACCCAATTAGGCTTGGTCACTTGAATATCTTTCAGAAGATATCAGTAGGGACACGCTTCCTCAATTATTTCGATCAGTACCAATATATTTTTGTGTGAATTTTAGCAAAATGCAAATTGCCGCAGTGAGCTAATTGGTCAAACACGGCAGAGTTTCTGCTCGAGAATAACGAATGGACATATTGAAAAACAGACTGAATGGGCGGCCTGAATCAGCCCCGTCAACTTGCGGTGCTGATTACGTTAACCAAACAGAGACGTGCACTAATGCAAGACTGCGTGAACACCAATAGAAGTGTGGTTTTATGTAAGCGCCCGGACATTTCACCATGCACAGCACTAGCTGCAAGGGCGAACCAATTTTTTTACAGGACGGCGATACTATATATACCAAGCagccaaagaaaaagagaagttaTGGGAGCTGATAACATTAAGTTGACCCCTCCTGACACGGATGTCTGCGCAGTGTTCATAGCTCTCAGCAAAAGAAAGAACTAGGCTAATCGGTGACAATGGGTGGCGTCGATAAGCCTGGGAGGATATCTGCCAGCCGCATGCGAAGTAGACTGCATATGTATCCTCGTTTTTTCTGGAAAATAAGTCTGCGTTCGGTGTCGTGTGTGTGTTTACTCGATTCAGTCTGTCCGTTCGTTATTCTTGCACAGAAACCCTAGCAGTTCGAATTTTATTGGTGATTAGAACTCCGCATCGACTAAACGATAATTTCAGCGAGATACTTCAATATCTGTTTCTTGTACGGTCCATCCTGTGTCTTCATGCAACGTGCGTAAGGAAACAGAAAATCttggcagtgtgttcaatggggctggttggctcatctttagaataaaaacaggaacagcgccacacaggacgagcgagtaaacaggacagacgCTGACTAGCATCTAGTCAGcgtctgtcctgtttactcgctcgtcctgtgttgcgctgttcctgtttttattctaatgaAAATCTTGGCCACTGTTCGTGCGTCTCTGTCAAACTAATCCATAATGACACCGAAAATTATGAGATAAATGTGCATAACTACCCGAAGCAAAGTGCGAGCTCGTATCCAAGTGAAGCAGGAAACATCCACTTGCGCAAATAATCTACTAAAGGTAAAGGACTTAtcactaaatatttttttttctacagagacgttgcaaggacggcagaagaaagGCTGTGCTAGCAGCATGGAGGATCCGGTCTCCTCGTTTACACACGGGACAAATAGCAGTGGTCACAATATAACAGGCGTGATTATGCATACTCAATCAAAATAAAACGTGGGAATACACAAACTATAGAACGTAGAACGTGCGTTAACAAAAGTGTTCAGGTTTGGAAATTACAAATGTGTTTCTTGCCTCTTTGAGGGTAACAGCATAATCAAAGCCCTTTGCCAGCGAAAAATGGCTTAGAATTGCCGGAAGAAGGTTGCTGAGCATTCGTTCTCCGTAGTTTGTACGGCAGCTCTTTACACGTCATTGTTCCGTGGTTCATGTTTTATGCAGCATTCATTGGTAAGTTCGTTTGTAAATCTGTTATACTGTTTAGTGCGTTCTCGTGTTAAGCCTTTAAACCCTTACATTGGTGGAAAAGTCTATAATACAATATACTGGATACGAACAACGTTATGCTTTTTTCAATAAATTAATGATATGATAATAGTGCCGAGCGTCAAAAACAATACGAAGTATTCTTTTTTGCAAGATTGTCAGTTTAGTCATGTTTTCTTTTAAAGTCGCTGGTCTTACAACCGTTTCATAATTCATCAAAGAGCAGCTTACGGCATTATTCAGTACTAAACTACACGACTGGGAAAGATACGATTTGTGACAGAGCCTGAGCCCAGTAATTCTAGATTGTCTTCCAATTAAATAATTGAGGTTTTCACTCATGTTCTCTGTAAAATAGATATGCAAGGTTTTAAATCACTTTATCACTTATATTCCAATATTACTTATTAGTACCGGGGTAAGGATGCACTGAGTGTTTTCCAGATGAAACAGCGCAGCTTTAGTTTTAGCAACATTGATGTTCAAGCTATTATGCAGTGTCTAGCAACTTAATTTAGCTATGTTGCATGGGCCCGACGCACTCACTTGAAGGGCCAGCGAAGAATAACAgcgtatcgtctgcataaacTATGTATTTAGTTGCTTCATTAATGCGAACAATTTCATTTACACATTAACAGACAAAGGTTCCGATTACGCTTCCTTACCGGACACTGAATGTGATTCTTTGACAAAGAGCACTGCCCTGCGGCTATCAGCAACTGCGAACGCTGCTGTAGACGATATTTGATTAATCGATAAGCTTTACCCCGAATTCCATAACGATCAAGCTACCTTAGAAGGACGCTTTGATTAGTTCTATCAAAAGCCTTTGAGAAGTTCCAGAAAAGTACGAACGTCATATTTTTAGATTTGAAGTTTCGCAATATATATTCCTTTTGTTCAAGAAGCGCTTGCTCGGTGAACCCATTCTGCGGAATCTGTATGTGGTGAGTTTCTAATTTTGTACCATCATCGGAAAAGGATAATCTTTTTATGTGTTACGGATAGCGCAAGGTCAATAATTATGAGTTTTATAGGCTAAATTTATGTGTCAAACGCGTCAACTGTCTCACTGTTATTGGGTATCATAAATTATGTGATAACTTCGCTTTCCCAGGCTGTTTctaattatattgtcacgtggt
Coding sequences within it:
- the LOC126531007 gene encoding facilitated trehalose transporter Tret1-like translates to MSAAWFAAGWLFIAFANSTTLLFVGRFLTGGGMSVASAASTVFVAEVTPANLRGALNTGCNFVETLGILIGYTMGKWLNYKWLAAACLVPAVINGATFLFYVRESPMWLLQKGRRKEAMEALRFYRGPRVEDEFAALETCTVDVTTKLTFGDLKEPYVYKSFLCSLLTLLMQQGSAISILIFFAQDILQEADVSIAADDCTIVVGGILSVAFLVATVLADKAGRKWLFIVSTASSAVSLAVLGVCFYMKQTKNQHFHDNYGWLPLASMSVYFAGYSLGLGPLPFVYVGELLPLKTKGVATAVCIVLYYCFGFLVTKTYTDLSRLMGTAAAYWLYASFLAVTFVLFVIYVPETKAKTLDEIERYFGKKLPSPQLSNVDELVTSHL